A part of Sander vitreus isolate 19-12246 chromosome 8, sanVit1, whole genome shotgun sequence genomic DNA contains:
- the znf319b gene encoding uncharacterized protein znf319b translates to MDWATPAAKLNPYTRARMTEAWQQHAVAPPPVVHTIPPGAENALGCAVYGIVLQPDATSLQQQPQTQHGQHSQHSQQHSGSQQHGGGQHSQQQHPAQAQQTSLQVGTEGGHKCGACGHDISHLANPHEHQCMVNQDRSFQCTQCMKIFHQATDLLEHQCVQVEQKPFVCGVCKMGFSLLTSLAQHHTSHNSTNPQKCSICEKTYRPGSSGNVTPNSNNPQQPSSDGASASSSSSILPFPSARDRPYKCSVCQKGFKHLSELTRHERVHTGEKPFKCDTCDKAFSQSSHLQHHQRTHSSERPFKCAVCEKSFKHRSHLVRHMYVHSGEHLFKCNLCELHFKESSELLHHPCHPQGSRPFRCATCGKGFKRPSDLRQHERTHSEERPFHCDECQMSFKQQYALVRHRRTHKDPTDRPFKCNLCDKGFMQPSHLLYHQHVHGMDNLFKCASCQKEFSQSGELLRHKCGESSNTSPDKPYKCDVCGKGYKKGSTLQRHQNSHCQEKPLKCSLCDRRFLSSSEFVQHRCDPSREKPLKCPDCEKRFKYSSDLNRHRRVHTGEKPYKCGHCNKGFKQREHLTKHASTHSREGQFKCVWCGERFSDLGSLQDHTVQHTADGGGYPVPQCI, encoded by the exons ATGGA TTGGGCCACACCAGCTGCCAAACTGAATCCCTACACCCGAGCCCGTATGACGGAGGCCTGGCAGCAGCATGCAGTTGCTCCACCTCCAGTCGTCCACACCATCCCACCAGGAGCTGAGAATGCATTGGGCTGTGCAGTGTATGGCATTGTCCTGCAGCCAGATGCTACGTCTTTACAGCAGCAGCCACAGACCCAGCACGGACAGCATAGCCAACACAGCCAACAACACAGCGGGAGTCAGCAGCATGGAGGCGGGCAGCACAGTCAGCAGCAGCACCCCGCCCAGGCCCAGCAGACCTCCCTACAGGTAGGGACCGAAGGAGGACACAAGTGTGGGGCCTGTGGACATGATATCTCCCACTTGGCCAACCCACATGAGCACCAATGCATGGTGAATCAGGACAGGTCATTCCAGTGCACTCAGTGCATGAAGATTTTCCACCAGGCGACAGACCTGCTAGAACACCAGTGTGTTCAGGTGGAGCAGAAGCCgtttgtgtgtggggtgtgtaaGATGGGCTTCTCCCTACTCACCTCTTTAGCCCAGCACCACACATCCCATAACAGCACCAACCCACAGAAGTGTTCAATATGTGAGAAGACCTACCGACCCGGATCTTCTGGCAACGTCACACCCAACTCAAATAATCCCCAGCAGCCCAGCAGTGACGGGGCGTCAGCAAGCAGCAGTTCGTCCATTCTGCCCTTTCCCTCAGCCCGAGACCGGCCGTACAAATGCTCCGTTTGCCAGAAGGGCTTCAAACACCTGTCAGAGCTCACACGGCATGAGAGGGtgcacacaggagagaagccctTCAAATGTGACACATGTGACAAGGCCTTCAGCCAGTCGTCGCACCTACAGCACCACCAGCGAACACACAGCAGTGAACGCCCGTTCAAGTGTGCCGTTTGTGAAAAGAGTTTCAAGCACCGCTCCCACCTTGTGCGCCACATGTATGTGCACTCTGGGGAGCACTTGTTCAAATGCAACTTATGTGAGCTGCATTTCAAAGAGTCGTCGGAGCTCCTTCACCACCCCTGCCACCCGCAGGGCTCCCGCCCGTTCCGCTGTGCCACGTGTGGTAAGGGTTTCAAGCGTCCGTCTGACCTTCGGCAACACGAGCGCACGCACTCGGAGGAGCGCCCCTTCCACTGTGACGAGTGTCAGATGAGCTTCAAACAGCAGTACGCGCTGGTGCGCCACCgacgcacacacaaagacccTACTGACCGGCCGTTCAAATGCAATCTGTGTGACAAGGGCTTCATGCAGCCCTCTCACCTCCTGTACCACCAGCACGTCCACGGCATGGACAACCTGTTCAAGTGCGCCTCATGCCAGAAGGAGTTTAGCCAGTCGGGAGAGCTGCTCAGGCACAAGTGTGGCGAGTCGTCCAACACCTCGCCCGACAAGCCGTACAAGTGTGACGTCTGCGGCAAGGGCTACAAGAAGGGCTCGACGTTACAGCGTCATCAAAATTCTCACTGCCAAGAGAAGCCCCTTAAGTGCTCGCTGTGTGACCGCCGCTTCCTGTCCTCTTCGGAATTTGTCCAGCACCGCTGCGACCCTTCGCGGGAAAAGCCGCTGAAGTGCCCTGACTGTGAGAAACGTTTCAAATACTCATCAGACCTGAACCGACACCGGCGCGTGCACACAGGGGAGAAGCCGTACAAATGCGGCCACTGCAACAAGGGCTTCAAACAGCGCGAGCACCTGACCAAACACGCGAGCACACACTCCAGAGAGGGCCAGTTCAAGTGTGTTTGGTGCGGCGAGCGTTTCAGTGACTTGGGCTCTTTGCAGGATCACACTGTGCAGCACACAGCCGATGGAGGGGGTTACCCAGTGCCCCAGTGCATATAA
- the usb1 gene encoding U6 snRNA phosphodiesterase 1 isoform X3, producing the protein MLVGYSSSSEEESESAAAAAATDRNKSFSRKCEEEDDANNGSPVRKKHKIEEQVPKTRLPLPGCLLAMFPDEVGSQTEDSSLHGGRLRSFKHERGNWATYVYLPYHPEEEFRELLEELLSLAGDLGVVLTPQEEFHLSLSKTVVLRHHWIQTFTQSLKAGLVHCKRFVCSAGRLRVYCNAERTRTFLGMEVCTGHAQLLDLSQVLDRTMTEFHLDTFYKDPSFHVSLAWCVGDLTGQMKECIQELQQARQRWV; encoded by the exons ATGTTGGTTGGCTACAGCAGCAGCTCGGAGGAGGAAAGCGAGTCGGCGGCTGCGGCAGCAGCGACTGATCGAAACAAAAGTTTTTCTCGAAagtgtgaagaggaagatgacgCTAACAATGGCAGTCCAGtgagaaagaaacacaaaattGAGGAACAGGTTCCTAAAACGAG GCTGCCTCTTCCTGGTTGCCTGTTGGCCATGTTTCCAGATGAAGTGGGCTCACAGACTGAAGACAGCTCTCTTCATGGTGGGCGCTTGCGCTCTTTTAAACATGAGAGAGGCAACTGGGCTACCTATGTTTATTTGCCAT ACCATCCTGAGGAGGAGTTCAGGGAGTTGTTGGAGGAGCTGCTCTCACTAGCCGGGGACCTTGGTGTGGTTTTGACCCCGCAGGAGGAGTTCCACCTCAGCTTGTCTAAGACGGTGGTGCTCAGACACCACTGGATCCAAACCTTCACCCAGAGCCTCAAGGCAGGCCTGGTGCACTGCAAGAG GTTTGTGTGCTCAGCAGGGAGACTGAGGGTCTATTGTAACGCTGAGAGGACGAG GACGTTTCTGGGGATGGAAGTGTGTACTGGGCATGCTCAGTTGTTGGACCTGAGCCAAGTACTGGACAGAACAATGACAGAGTTTCACCTGGACACTTTCTATAAG GATCCATCTTTCCACGTGAGTCTGGCCTGGTGTGTTGGAGacttgacaggacagatgaaggaGTGCATTCAGGAGTTACAG